A stretch of Coxiella endosymbiont of Amblyomma sculptum DNA encodes these proteins:
- the yajC gene encoding preprotein translocase subunit YajC — MNFANLLGVDAIYAMSSVSDPQPSRPTSFWSMLWLPLLLILIFYLLLIRPQAKRAKEHKQLLEKIAPRDEVVTTGGILGRVTRLKGNVVILEIAKNIEITVQKGSIASVLPKDTIDSMSKM, encoded by the coding sequence ATGAATTTTGCAAATCTATTGGGTGTTGATGCGATCTATGCGATGTCGTCAGTTTCCGATCCACAGCCTTCTCGCCCTACAAGTTTTTGGTCTATGCTGTGGTTACCTCTTTTGTTGATTCTAATTTTTTATCTTCTATTAATTCGACCTCAAGCTAAGCGGGCGAAAGAGCACAAACAATTGTTAGAGAAGATTGCTCCTAGAGATGAAGTTGTGACAACCGGTGGTATTTTAGGTAGAGTGACGCGATTGAAAGGAAACGTTGTGATACTCGAAATAGCAAAAAATATAGAAATTACTGTACAAAAAGGATCAATTGCCTCAGTCTTGCCTAAAGACACCATCGACTCGATGTCAAAGATGTAA